The following proteins are co-located in the Eptesicus fuscus isolate TK198812 chromosome 9, DD_ASM_mEF_20220401, whole genome shotgun sequence genome:
- the UTP11 gene encoding probable U3 small nucleolar RNA-associated protein 11: MSAAFRKAAKSRQREHRERSQPGFRKHLGLLEKKKDYKLRANDYRKKQEYLRALRKKALEKNPDEFYYKMTRVKLQDGVHVIPETKEEVTPEQLKLMRTQDVKYIEMKRVAEAKKIERLKSELHLLDFQGKQQNKHVFFFDTKKEVERFDIATHLRTAPELVDRVFNRPTIETLQKEKVKGVTHQTRLKRIAKERQKQYNCLTQRIERERKLFIIAQKIQTRKDLMDKTQKVKVKKETVNSPAIYKFQSRRKR, translated from the exons CCTGGCTTTCGAAAACATCTGGGTCtgctggagaaaaagaaagattacaAACTTCGTGCAAA TGACTACCGGAAAAAGCAAGAATACCTCAGAGCTCTTCGAAAGAAAGCTCTTGAAAAAAATCCAGATGAATTCTACTATAAAATGACTCGAGTTAAACTCCAG GATGGCGTTCATGTTATCCCGGAGACTAAAGAAGAAGTAACTCCAGAACAGCTGAAACTGATGAGAACTCAGGATGTCaaatatatagaaatgaaaaGGGTTGCGGAAGCTAAG AAAATTGAAAGACTAAAATCAGAGCTCCATCTGCTGGATTTCCAGGGGAAGCAACAGAATAAGCATGTGTTCTTTTTTGACACTAAAAAGGAAG ttgAACGGTTTGATATTGCAACTCACCTGCGAACTGCCCCGGAATTAGTGGACAGAGTCTTTAATAGACCCACCATAGAGACCTTGCAGAAGGAGAAAGTGAAAGGAGTTACTCATCAGACTCGACTTAAG CGGATAGCTAAAGAAAGGCAAAAGCAGTATAACTGCCTGACACAGCGGATTGAACGCGAGAGGAAATTGTTCATTATTGCACAGAAAATTCAAACACGCAAAGATCTTATG GATAAAACTCAGAAGGTGAAGGTGAAGAAAGAAACGGTGAACTCCCCTGCTATTTACAAATTTCAGAGTCGCCGGAAACGTTGA
- the POU3F1 gene encoding POU domain, class 3, transcription factor 1 yields MATTAQYLPRGPGGGAGGTGPLMHPDAAAAAAAAAAAERLHAGAAYREVQKLMHHEWLGAGAGHPVGLAHPQWLPTGGGGGGDWAGGPHLEHGKAGGGGTGRADDGGGGGFHARLVHQGAAHAGAAWAQGGTAHHLGPAMSPSPGAGGGHQPQPLGLYAQAAYPGGGGSGLAGMLAAGGGGAGPGLHHALHEDGHEAQLEPSPPPHLGAHGHAHGHAHAGGLHAAAAAHLHPGAGGGGSSVGEHSDEDAPSSDDLEQFAKQFKQRRIKLGFTQADVGLALGTLYGNVFSQTTICRFEALQLSFKNMCKLKPLLNKWLEETDSSSGSPTNLDKIAAQGRKRKKRTSIEVGVKGALESHFLKCPKPSAHEITGLADSLQLEKEVVRVWFCNRRQKEKRMTPAAGAGHPPMDDVYAPGELGPGGGGASPPSAPPPPPPAALHHHHHHTLPGSVQ; encoded by the coding sequence ATGGCCACCACCGCGCAGTACCTGCCGCGGGGCCCCGGCGGCGGAGCTGGGGGCACCGGACCGCTTATGCACccggacgccgcggcggcagcggcagcggcggcggccgcCGAGCGGCTGCACGCGGGGGCCGCGTACCGCGAAGTGCAGAAGCTGATGCACCACGAGTGGCTGGGCGCGGGCGCGGGCCACCCCGTGGGCCTAGCGCACCCCCAGTGGCTACCGacgggaggaggcggcggcggcgactgGGCTGGCGGTCCGCACCTGGAACACGGCAAGGCAGGCGGCGGTGGCACTGGTCGAGCCGACGACGGCGGTGGCGGCGGTTTCCACGCACGCCTGGTGCACCAGGGGGCGGCCCACGCGGGCGCGGCATGGGCTCAGGGCGGCACGGCGCACCACTTGGGCCCGGCTATGTCGCCGTCGCCAGGGGCCGGCGGGGGCCACCAGCCTCAGCCGCTCGGGCTGTACGCTCAAGCGGCCTACCCggggggcggcggcagcggcctGGCCGGGAtgctggcggcgggcggcggtGGCGCGGGACCGGGCCTGCACCACGCGCTGCATGAGGACGGCCACGAGGCGCAGCTGGAGCCGTCGCCTCCACCGCACCTGGGTGCCCACGGACACGCACACGGACATGCACACGCCGGAGGCCTgcacgcggcggcggcggcgcaccTGCACCCGGGCGCTGGAGGCGGTGGCTCGTCGGTGGGCGAGCACTCGGACGAGGACGCGCCCAGCTCCGACGACCTGGAGCAGTTCGCCAAGCAGTTCAAGCAGCGGCGCATCAAGCTGGGCTTCACGCAGGCCGacgtggggctggcgctgggcacGCTGTACGGTAACGTGTTCTCACAGACCACCATCTGCCGCTTCGAGGCCCTGCAGCTGAGCTTCAAGAACATGTGCAAGCTCAAGCCGCTGCTCAACAAGTGGCTGGAGGAGACCGACTCGTCCAGCGGCAGCCCCACCAACCTGGACAAGATCGCGGCGCAGGGCCGCAAGCGCAAGAAGCGCACGTCCATCGAGGTGGGGGTCAAAGGCGCGCTCGAGAGCCACTTTCTCAAGTGCCCCAAGCCCTCGGCGCACGAGATCACGGGCCTGGCCGACAGCCTGCAGCTGGAAAAGGAGGTGGTGCGCGTCTGGTTCTGCAACCGGCGGCAGAAGGAGAAGCGCATGACCCCCGCGGCCGGAGCCGGCCACCCACCCATGGACGACGTTTACGCACCCGGCGAGCTGGGACCGGGCGGGGGCGGTGCGTCGCCTCCCTcggcgcccccgccgcccccgccggccgcgctgcaccaccaccaccatcacacgCTGCCCGGCTCGGTGCAGTGA